The Micropterus dolomieu isolate WLL.071019.BEF.003 ecotype Adirondacks linkage group LG20, ASM2129224v1, whole genome shotgun sequence genome has a segment encoding these proteins:
- the rpl13 gene encoding 60S ribosomal protein L13: protein MAPSRNGMILNPHFHKDWQKRVRTWFNQPARKIRRRKARQAKARLIAPRPVAGPLRPQVRCPTIRYHTKVRAGRGFTLEELKAAGIHKKTARTIGISVDHRRRNRSTESLQSNVQRLKEYRSKLILFPRKASAPKKGDSTEEELKMATQLAGPVMKIKTVHKKEKARVISEDEKNFKAFASLRMARANARLFGIRAKRAKEAAEQDVEKKK, encoded by the exons ATGGCCCCCAGCCGGAATGGAATGATCCTGAACCCTCACTTCCACAAAGACTGGCAGAAGAGAGTGCGCACCTGGTTCAACCAGCCAGCCAGGAAGATCCGCAG GCGAAAGGCTCGTCAGGCCAAGGCTCGACTTATTGCTCCCCGTCCTGTCGCTGGACCACTGAGGCCACAGGTCAGGTGTCCCACCATAAGGTACCACACCAAGGTTCGTGCCGGACGTGGCTTCaccctggaggaactcaag GCGGCAGGCATCCACAAAAAGACAGCCCGTACCATTGGCATCTCTGTTGACCATCGTCGTCGCAACAGATCCACAGAATCTCTTCAGTCAAACGTGCAGCGCCTGAAGGAGTACCGCTCCAAACTGATCCTCTTCCCCAGGAAGGCTTCTGCCCCCAAAAAGGGAGATAGCACT GAGGAGGAATTGAAGATGGCCACTCAGCTTGCTGGCCCAGTCATGAAGATCAAAACT GTACACAAGAAGGAGAAGGCCCGGGTTATCTCTGAGGATGAGAAGAACTTCAAGGCTTTTGCCAGCCTGCGTATGGCGCGTGCCAACGCTCGTCTTTTTGGCATCCGTGCCAAGAGAGCCAAAGAGGCTGCCGAGCAGGACGTGGAAAAGAAGAAGTGA